A genomic segment from Brevibacillus marinus encodes:
- a CDS encoding tyrosine-type recombinase/integrase gives MSDLIKHNRSEIITDTQWEHLEQMIKTDGWMEHEEMRSLLLEDGKTLTLKHIENDWILFLFYIYGKSRNKPLQPSTIQEYKRDMKVLMEFLTDPAGSFQKVGMADPAPPACGLKHISRLQLRAYERYIKERYSPNTAVRKLSFVKSILRFAYQKGFVSHNLLDEFSIGQKVVAITERKLNYEELQIVLNELRKKPLNRIVGSLFILKGLRVSELCAINNGDIESGLYGDTMVKLRRKGGRIVRKKIPKSIMYDIMMYREQLRTTLKKKGLELDESPDAPLIPNRFGHRMARENVWGIIKRAAIRAGQNHPTLKKKAKHVSPHWFRHTFATIALDSGANIQDVKEELGHEDIRTTQIYLHSLKEETGATLADLISSKVYI, from the coding sequence ATGTCGGATCTCATCAAACATAACCGTTCCGAAATCATAACCGACACGCAATGGGAACATTTGGAACAAATGATCAAGACAGATGGCTGGATGGAACATGAGGAAATGCGCTCGTTACTGCTAGAAGATGGAAAAACATTAACGCTGAAGCATATTGAAAACGATTGGATACTTTTCCTCTTTTATATATATGGAAAATCGCGAAACAAACCTTTGCAGCCGAGTACGATCCAGGAATACAAACGAGACATGAAGGTTCTAATGGAGTTTTTAACTGATCCGGCCGGCAGCTTTCAAAAAGTGGGAATGGCCGATCCAGCACCCCCGGCTTGCGGCCTAAAACACATCAGTCGGTTGCAGCTCCGTGCATATGAACGTTACATAAAAGAGCGGTATTCACCTAACACTGCTGTTCGTAAACTCAGTTTCGTAAAGAGTATTCTTCGTTTTGCGTACCAAAAGGGGTTTGTGAGTCACAATCTATTGGACGAATTCTCTATTGGCCAGAAAGTTGTTGCAATTACGGAACGCAAACTAAATTATGAGGAATTGCAAATCGTTCTGAACGAGCTTAGAAAAAAGCCACTCAATCGCATTGTCGGAAGCCTATTCATACTGAAGGGACTCCGTGTTTCGGAATTATGCGCCATTAATAATGGAGATATAGAAAGTGGCTTGTACGGTGACACAATGGTGAAGTTGAGGCGTAAAGGAGGAAGGATCGTCCGGAAGAAGATCCCCAAAAGTATCATGTATGACATCATGATGTATCGGGAGCAGCTGCGGACAACATTGAAAAAAAAGGGGCTGGAGTTGGATGAATCGCCGGATGCACCGCTTATTCCTAATAGATTTGGCCATCGCATGGCCAGGGAAAATGTATGGGGCATTATTAAACGGGCAGCGATTCGGGCCGGACAAAATCATCCTACCCTGAAGAAGAAAGCGAAGCATGTATCTCCGCATTGGTTCCGTCATACCTTTGCTACGATTGCCCTTGATTCTGGAGCAAACATTCAAGATGTAAAGGAAGAATTAGGGCATGAAGACATTCGGACAACACAAATTTATCTTCATAGCCTAAAAGAAGAAACAGGGGCTACATTAGCCGATCTGATAAGTAGTAAAGTGTATATATAA
- a CDS encoding IS3 family transposase, translating into MDAQVQATRRVWIGRLARTTQDICGSGALCETAGNGECCAKKVVGDYEGGGVPVKHRIVEELRAHYPVHMLCEQLGVSRSGFYAYLKRKEARREDLHRTLVETTYHRYEGKYGYRQLQLFILQDHGVWMNHKKVLRLMQELGLCARIRRKYRHIASSTVGSRIADNLLARQFEANRPNQKWVTDVTQYRVGERWLYLSAVKDLFSNEIVAYHMSLRNDNRLVLQTFAKAFEKEKDVTGLVVHSDQGFQYTSYDYHDMLPKVGARISMSRRGNCYDNASMESFFSHLKTEGLYPYNIRSLEEAQSRIEAYIHFYNHHRPQRKLNKLAPVQYRLQLVG; encoded by the coding sequence ATGGATGCGCAAGTACAAGCAACAAGGCGAGTTTGGATTGGTCGACTCGCGCGGACGACGCAAGATATATGTGGATCAGGAGCGCTATGTGAAACGGCTGGAAATGGAGAATGCTGTGCTAAAAAAGTGGTTGGCGATTACGAAGGGGGAGGTGTACCAGTCAAGCATCGCATCGTCGAAGAGTTACGGGCGCACTACCCGGTTCACATGCTCTGCGAGCAACTCGGTGTGTCCCGAAGCGGATTCTACGCCTACCTGAAGCGTAAGGAAGCCCGACGAGAGGATCTGCATCGTACGCTGGTCGAGACCACGTACCATCGTTATGAGGGCAAATACGGCTATCGGCAGCTTCAGCTTTTTATCCTGCAGGATCATGGCGTCTGGATGAATCACAAGAAGGTGCTGCGGCTCATGCAAGAGCTTGGGCTCTGTGCACGAATCCGCCGCAAGTACCGGCATATCGCTTCCTCTACGGTCGGTAGCCGGATCGCAGATAACTTGTTGGCCCGGCAGTTTGAAGCGAATCGGCCGAACCAGAAGTGGGTAACCGATGTTACCCAATACCGAGTCGGTGAGAGATGGCTGTACCTTTCTGCAGTGAAGGATCTGTTCTCAAACGAAATAGTTGCCTACCACATGAGCCTTCGCAACGACAACCGGCTTGTGCTGCAGACTTTCGCCAAGGCCTTTGAAAAAGAGAAGGACGTGACTGGACTGGTCGTACACAGCGACCAGGGATTCCAGTACACGTCCTACGATTACCACGACATGCTGCCAAAGGTTGGCGCCCGAATCAGCATGTCTCGGCGAGGCAATTGTTATGACAATGCCTCGATGGAGAGCTTCTTCTCTCATCTCAAGACAGAAGGGCTCTATCCCTATAATATTCGATCGCTCGAAGAAGCACAAAGCCGAATTGAAGCGTACATCCACTTTTACAACCACCATCGTCCGCAACGAAAACTGAACAAGCTGGCCCCGGTTCAGTACCGGCTCCAGCTTGTTGGGTAG